The Tumebacillus sp. BK434 genome segment GCGGGCAACACGCCGAGCGGCTTTGACTGCTCCGGCTATGTCACCTACGTGTTGGCGCAATATGGCGTGCAAGCTCCGCGCATCGCCGCAGACATGTATGCAGGCGGTTCCGCCACAGCAGCTCCGGAACCGGGCGATCTCGTCTTCTTCTCCACCTACGGCCCGGGCGCAACTCATGTCGGCATCTACATCGGCAACGGCCAATTCGTTTCCGCTACCTCTTCGGACGGCGTCAAAGTCGATTCGCTGAACGGCGGCTACTGGGGCGCACGTTATCTTGGAGCCCGTTCCTACATCTAATACCTAACTCTAGAGTTCCGAAGCGGGCGTCCTGTCGACGGCCGCTTCTTTTTGTTTTTATTAGACTACAAAGTACTAACGTCTGCCAAGCTCAACCATTTCATCACGCTGGGAATGTTGGAAGAAACCGTCAATTGGCTAACCAAACACATTTCCAATCTGAGATAATTCGGTAAAAAATTACCATTCGTGTCGAAAAGGATTTCTTTGTTCTTTTGTCTAATAGAAACAATACAACAGTATAGCAACAAACGAAAAAGCCTCTGTCCTTCCCTCGAGCCGGGAGCAGAGGCTTTTTCGCGTTTGGCCGATTTATTGGCAGAATCTTCTCTTCTGTGATATTCTCTACAGGTGGATGGAATGCTACTACAACGGGATTCCCTTTTGAGGTGAAAACAAGAATGTTAAAACAACTGATTCCCGATCTCTATGTAGAGTCGGTTTTTCACATTGACCTGGATGAACTGCAGCAGCGCGGGGTCAAAGGCATCATCACCGACCTTGACAACACGCTGGTGCGCTGGGATGAGCCGGACGCGACGCCGAAGCTGATCGAATGGCTCGATCATGTCCGCGATACCCGCGGGATCAAAGTCTGCGTCGTCTCGAACAACAAAGACCACCGCGTCGAGAAGTTCTCGAAGCCGTTAAACATCCCGTTCATCGGCCGCGCCCGCAAACCGAAGCGCGCGCCGTTTCTGCGCGCTTTGGAAGTGCTCGGCACCAAGCGCGAAGAGACGGTCGTCATTGGCGACCAGCTGTTTACCGACGTGCTCGGCGGCAATCGCATGAACATGTATACGATCCTCGTCATGCCTGTGGCCGACAAAGAATGGATCGGCACCAAAGTGCTGCGCGCGATGGAACGCGTTGCGTTTTCGATCTTGCGCCGCCGCGGAATGATTCCTTGGGAGTGAACAACGAATGTCTGAATTTGATTTGACTTGTACCGGCTGCGGCATCGCCATCCAGACCGAGGAAAAAGAAAAGCCGGGCTATGCCCCGCTGAATTCGGTGATCGAACGCGAATATCCGGTCTGCCAGCGCTGTTACCGCATCAAGCACTACAGTGACGTGGCGCCCGTCTCGCTCGACAACGAAGGGTTCCAGAAGATTCTCCGCGACATCGGCAAGCGTCCGGCCCTGGTCGTCAAAGTGGTCGACCTGTTCGATTTCGCCGGGTCCTGGGTAAAAGAGATCAACAAATACGTCGGGAAGAACCCGATCATCCTCGTCGCCAACAAAGCGGACCTGCTGCCGAAGGTGACCAATTTTGAACGCGTCGAGTTCTGGCTGAAAAAAGAAGTCGAGAAACAAGGCGTCCGCGTCGACGACATCATCCTGATCTCGGCGAAAAAGCGGATCAACATCGAATTTGTCAAAGAGGCGATCGACCAGCGCATCGGCAACAAAGACGTCTATGTCGTCGGCACCGCCAACGTCGGCAAATCGACGTTGATCAACGGCCTTTTGAATCTCTACGGCCATGAAGAAGGCGCGGAGATCACCACGTCCCGCTATCCGGGCACCACGCTGTCGACGATCCGGATGGATCTGCCAAACCACAGCGGCGATCTGATCGATACGCCGGGAATCATGACGACGCATCGCTTGACCGACCTCGTCTGCCCGAAATCGCTGCGCGACATCACGCCGGAAGGTTACATCAACCCGAAGACCTACCAGCTGAACGACCAGCAGACCTTGTTCCTCGGCGGCTTGGCGCGCTTCGACTACGTGGAGGGGCCGAAGCAGGGCTTCTCCGTCTATGCGGCCAACCAGCTGAACGTGCACCGCACGAAGCTGGAGCGGGCGGACGAGCTGTACGCCAACCATCTCGGCACGCTGCTCACCCCGCCCTGCGACGCGTGCCCGGACTCTTTGCGCGGTCTCGTGCCGCACCGGATCACCTTGAAGTCGGGCCACCCGCAGGACATCGTGATCTCCGGGCTCGGCTGGATCACCGTGCGCGGCATGCATTACACGCACGTGGTCGTGCATGTGCCCAAAGGCGTTGAGGTGCACACGCGCCGCGCCTTGATTTAACGCAGCAGTCGAAATTGCCGTTCTAGCAGAGGGCGTTCGTTTGTCATATTTCAACATAACTCCCCATACACCTTAGATACACACCTTAAAAGGGCGGAGGGGATCTGTTTGGAAACGATGACAAAAGAGCGCCGTCGATTTATCAAACGATTTGTCATGAATGGGTCGGGCTGCGAAGAACTGCGCATTGAGCAACTGATGAACGATCTGCGCCATGAGGTGCAAGCGGTGCGCGAAGAGCAGCCGGAGCTGTCCGACTACCAGCTGTACGATCTGACTTTCTCGTTCCATGAAAACGGCATGATGGTACAGATGGAATTCCGTCGCTAATCGGAAGACCCGCGGTTGCGGGTCTTTTTTCTATGCATTACACTGAAGAAAAAGGGGAGATGGACATGCTTTCCAGTTCGACAATGTGCGTGGGGCTGTTCGGGTATCCGGTCGCACACTCCAAGTCCCCGCAGATGCACAACGCCGCATTTGCCCGGCTTGGCCTCGACTGCGCGTATCTGGCTTTTGCGGTCGAGCCGGAGCGCTTGCCTGACGCTGTGGCCGGCATTCGCGCGCTCGGCTTGCGCGGAGTCAACGTGACGATCCCGCATAAAGTCGCCGTGCTGCCTCTGCTCGACAAGATCTCCCCGGAGGCGGAGTTGATCGGGGCGGTGAACACGATCGTCAACGACGGAGGTGTTTTGACCGGCTACAACACCGACGGCATCGGCTACTTGTCCGCCCTGCAGGAAGAGACGGGCATCGAGATCCAAGGCAAGCGGGTGCTGCTGCTCGGCGCAGGCGGCGCGGCGCGCGCGGTTGCGGTGCAAATGGCTTTGAACGGAGCGGAGCGCCTCGTGATCGCTGCCCGGCAGCAGGAGCGAGCGGCGGAGTTGGCGGCGCATCTGCGCACGCATGCAGCGGCAGACGGCATCACGATGGAAGAGGCAGCAGCGGAGCTTGCCGAGTACGACCTGATCATCAACACCACGCCGGTTGGCATGCATCCGCAGACCGACGCCGTGCCGGTGCCCACCGCGGGCCTGCAGGCGGGGCAACTGGTCAGCGATCTGATCTACAACCCGCGCCAGACCCGCTTTTTGCACGAGGCGAAAGCGCGCGGTTGCGTGGTCTCCGGGGGCTTGGGCATGTTTGTGCACCAAGGCGCGCATGCGTTTCAGCTCTGGACGGGTGAGCGGGCGCCGGTGGATGTGATGCGGCAAACGGTGGAATCCTGCTTGTAGAAGTGCTATACTCAATCTTTGGTACCAAGCCTCAGAACAAGAAGGAGTATGAACCATATGCTGACTGGAAAACAAAAGCGTCATCTGCGCGCGCTGGCTCACCACGTAACCCCGGTGACCCAAGTGGGCAAAGGCGGCGTTTCTGACAACATGATTGAACAGATCAACCTGGCGCTGGAATCGAAAGAGCTGATCAAGATCTCGATCCTGCAGAACTGCGAAGAGGACAAGAACGTCGTCGCCCGTGACCTCGCGGAGCGCTCCGGCGCCGAGCTGGTGCAACTGATCGGCAAGACGGTCGTCCTGTACAAGGAGTCGAAAGAAAACAAACAGATCGAACTGCCGCGCTAACCTGCAGCAGCACGAAGAGAGCAGAGGAGGTGCTGACGGTGCGTCTTGGCATCTTTGGCGGCACCTTCGACCCGGTACACATCGGCCATCTGGTCGCCGCGCAAGTGGCGCTGGAGCAGGCCGGCTTGGACAAGGTGCTGTTTGTGCCGGCCGGGGTGAATCCGCTGAAAGTCGGCAAGAAGATCTCGGCGGGCGAGCATCGCCTGCGCATGGTGCAACTCGCGCTGGAAGGCGCGCCGCAGTTTGCGGCCAGCGACTGGGAAGTGAATCGCCCGGGACCGTCGTTTACGGTCGACACGTTGGAGCACTTTCACGCTGAGCACCCGGAGGCGGAGCTGTTTTTCATCATCGGAGCGGACAACCTGCACATCCTGCCCAAGTGGCGCGCGGTCGACCGGATCATGGAGCTGGCGACCGTCCTCGCCGTCACGCGACCGGGCTTTGACCTGAAGACCAGCGCCTGCACGGCGCTCGCGCTCCATCCGGAAGTGGCGTGCCGCGTTCAGTATGTGGAGATCCCGGGACTTGACATCTCCTCCACATGGATCCGTGAGCGTCTCGTAAAGAATCTTTCGGTTGAGCATCTCGTTCCCCAAAAGGTCATAGGGTATAGTGAGGAGAACAAGTTGTATGAACGAATCCCAGATTAAAGAACTCATTCGTCAGACCTTGAGTCCGCGCCGCTTCCAGCACGTCAGCGGCGTTGTCGAGGCGGCCGACCAGCTCGCCCGACGCTTTGGCGTCGACGTGGAAAAAGCGCGCCTCGCCGCGTGGATTCACGACTATGCGCGGGAATGGCCGGTCGACAAGTGGTACGAGACGGCAAAGGAACGGGGCGTGGACCCCGCTTTCTTTGAAGTGGCGGAGATGTTGCACGGACCGATCGCCGCGTCGATGCTCGGCGATGTCTTCGGCCTTGAAGACGAAGACATCGCAGATGCTGTGCGCTATCACACCTCCGGGCGCGCCGGGATGACACCGCTGGAAAAAGTGGTGTGCTTGGCAGACTACATAGAAGCGGGCCGCGACTATCCGGCCGTCCACGACCTGCGCGAAAAAGCGGAAGCGGACCTCGACCTGGCCCTGGCTTCCGCGTTCGACAACACGATTCGCTTCCTGCTCGACAAAAACAAGCCTATTTTTCCACTGACCATCGTGGCGCGCAACGATTTGTGGCGTGCGCTGAAGGACAGGCGGACACTTTAATGCCACACCTCGAATATACTGTACTACCTGTAGTCCCAAACTTACTTAGGAGGCATGCAAATGAGCGATCGAGTCTTGGAATTGGCGCGTAATGCGGCTGACGCTGTCGCAGATAAGAAAGCGAATGATGTGGTGGTTCTTGATATACAAGGACTGTCGGTGATCGCTGATTATTTTGTAATCTGCAGCGGGAATTCCAACACTCAAGTGCAAGCAATCGCAAATGGCGTGCGCGAAAAACTTGCCAAGCGAGGAAGCATCATCAAATCGATGGAAGGTTATGATGAGGCACGGTGGGTTTTGCTTGACTTTGGTGATGTCGTGGTTCATGTGTTCCGCCAAGAGGAACGCGAATTCTACAACCTGGAGCGCGTCTGGGGGGACGCGAAACAGCTGAGCATTGTGTAACGAGAGGACCATCCGGTGAAGGATCACGAACAAAGCTACGGGGAATTTGCCTACTTCTACGACCAGTTGATGCAGGATGCCCCGTACGAATCTTGGATGACCTTCTTGGAGCAGGCGCTGGCGCGGTATGAGCTCATGCCGCGCCATATCGCCGATTTGGGCTGCGGCACGGGCACGATCTCCATCGCTCTCTATGAGCAGGGATTCAAAGTGACCGGCGTCGACCTCTCTGAGGATATGTTGGCGCAGGCGGAAGCGAAGCTTTCCTCCCACTCTTCACGGCTTCGTTTTCTCTGTCAAGATCTGCGGGAGCTCTACCTCCCGGAAGCGTGCGACCTGGCTGTGTCGTTTTGCGACTCGTTGAACTACATCACAGACGAGGACGATCTCGCGCAGATCTTCCAACGCGTCAAGACACAGCTGCGTTCCGGCGGCCTGTTTCTGTTTGACATGCACAGCGTCTACAAGCTGCGCGAGAAGCTCGGGCAAAATGTATTTTATGAAGTCGGTGAGGACGTGACCTACCTCTGGCAGAGCCGGTTCGATGAAGCGACGGCGACTGTCGAGTACGACATCACGTTTTTTGCTTTGGAGGATGAAGAGGAGCAGTTGTATCGGAGGTTTCACGAATACCACGTTCAACGCGCTTACGACATCGGG includes the following:
- a CDS encoding class I SAM-dependent methyltransferase, with product MKDHEQSYGEFAYFYDQLMQDAPYESWMTFLEQALARYELMPRHIADLGCGTGTISIALYEQGFKVTGVDLSEDMLAQAEAKLSSHSSRLRFLCQDLRELYLPEACDLAVSFCDSLNYITDEDDLAQIFQRVKTQLRSGGLFLFDMHSVYKLREKLGQNVFYEVGEDVTYLWQSRFDEATATVEYDITFFALEDEEEQLYRRFHEYHVQRAYDIGTVERLLKAAGFQTVEVYADFRWDVPTDSAERLFFVAK
- the nadD gene encoding nicotinate-nucleotide adenylyltransferase; this encodes MRLGIFGGTFDPVHIGHLVAAQVALEQAGLDKVLFVPAGVNPLKVGKKISAGEHRLRMVQLALEGAPQFAASDWEVNRPGPSFTVDTLEHFHAEHPEAELFFIIGADNLHILPKWRAVDRIMELATVLAVTRPGFDLKTSACTALALHPEVACRVQYVEIPGLDISSTWIRERLVKNLSVEHLVPQKVIGYSEENKLYERIPD
- the aroE gene encoding shikimate dehydrogenase; its protein translation is MLSSSTMCVGLFGYPVAHSKSPQMHNAAFARLGLDCAYLAFAVEPERLPDAVAGIRALGLRGVNVTIPHKVAVLPLLDKISPEAELIGAVNTIVNDGGVLTGYNTDGIGYLSALQEETGIEIQGKRVLLLGAGGAARAVAVQMALNGAERLVIAARQQERAAELAAHLRTHAAADGITMEEAAAELAEYDLIINTTPVGMHPQTDAVPVPTAGLQAGQLVSDLIYNPRQTRFLHEAKARGCVVSGGLGMFVHQGAHAFQLWTGERAPVDVMRQTVESCL
- the yhbY gene encoding ribosome assembly RNA-binding protein YhbY, which translates into the protein MLTGKQKRHLRALAHHVTPVTQVGKGGVSDNMIEQINLALESKELIKISILQNCEEDKNVVARDLAERSGAELVQLIGKTVVLYKESKENKQIELPR
- the yqeH gene encoding ribosome biogenesis GTPase YqeH; translation: MSEFDLTCTGCGIAIQTEEKEKPGYAPLNSVIEREYPVCQRCYRIKHYSDVAPVSLDNEGFQKILRDIGKRPALVVKVVDLFDFAGSWVKEINKYVGKNPIILVANKADLLPKVTNFERVEFWLKKEVEKQGVRVDDIILISAKKRINIEFVKEAIDQRIGNKDVYVVGTANVGKSTLINGLLNLYGHEEGAEITTSRYPGTTLSTIRMDLPNHSGDLIDTPGIMTTHRLTDLVCPKSLRDITPEGYINPKTYQLNDQQTLFLGGLARFDYVEGPKQGFSVYAANQLNVHRTKLERADELYANHLGTLLTPPCDACPDSLRGLVPHRITLKSGHPQDIVISGLGWITVRGMHYTHVVVHVPKGVEVHTRRALI
- a CDS encoding YqeG family HAD IIIA-type phosphatase, producing MLKQLIPDLYVESVFHIDLDELQQRGVKGIITDLDNTLVRWDEPDATPKLIEWLDHVRDTRGIKVCVVSNNKDHRVEKFSKPLNIPFIGRARKPKRAPFLRALEVLGTKREETVVIGDQLFTDVLGGNRMNMYTILVMPVADKEWIGTKVLRAMERVAFSILRRRGMIPWE
- the rsfS gene encoding ribosome silencing factor, with the protein product MSDRVLELARNAADAVADKKANDVVVLDIQGLSVIADYFVICSGNSNTQVQAIANGVREKLAKRGSIIKSMEGYDEARWVLLDFGDVVVHVFRQEEREFYNLERVWGDAKQLSIV
- the yqeK gene encoding bis(5'-nucleosyl)-tetraphosphatase (symmetrical) YqeK; translation: MNESQIKELIRQTLSPRRFQHVSGVVEAADQLARRFGVDVEKARLAAWIHDYAREWPVDKWYETAKERGVDPAFFEVAEMLHGPIAASMLGDVFGLEDEDIADAVRYHTSGRAGMTPLEKVVCLADYIEAGRDYPAVHDLREKAEADLDLALASAFDNTIRFLLDKNKPIFPLTIVARNDLWRALKDRRTL